In Oncorhynchus tshawytscha isolate Ot180627B linkage group LG06, Otsh_v2.0, whole genome shotgun sequence, the following are encoded in one genomic region:
- the LOC112253474 gene encoding uncharacterized protein LOC112253474: MKRNAPVPLSSLRVEVTTTSALLSCTLQIQQTLTALTLHNHAHQTHTHTDHTHNSSYAVRGLQPGAHYSITAELTTPFTHLNISLTQRLHTTMDTAQCPIGWLASGRSYYSVSRQSLSWGDAQQTCMGVASGGHLVDVKTETDLLLLSSHLTTHNNLLLLWTALNDRKEKRWPHSSDGSSYNMASAIIIAASQSDGLFCPAEELYWTRLLSYAILLPHPFTLYPLLGKEKSRYPLE, from the exons ATGAAAAGGAATG ctcctgtccccctctcctctctccgtgtCGAGGTGACCACCACCAGTGCTTTGCTGTCCTGCACCCTACAGATCCAACAGACTCTCACTGCCCTCACTCTTCACAACCatgcacaccaaacacacacacacactgaccacacacacaactCCTCGTACGCAGTGAGAGGTCTGCAGCCTGGAGCACACTACAGCATCACAGCAGAGTTGACCACGCCCTTCACACACCTCAACATCAGCCTCACCCAGAGACTACACACCACCATGGATACAg CCCAATGTCCTATTGGTTGGCTGGCGAGCGGAAGGAGCTACTATAGTGTGAGTAGGCAGAGCCTGTCATGGGGCGACGCCCAGCAAACCTGTATGGGCGTGGCTTCAGGAGGTCACCTGGTAGACGTTAAAACAGAgacagacctcctcctcctctcctctcacctgaccACACATAACAACCTGCTACTGCTCTGGACCGCTCTCAATGACagaaag GAGAAGAGGTGGCCCCATTCGTCCGATGGCTCCTCCTACAACATGGCTAGTGCTATCATTATCGCTGCTAGCCAATCAGACGGACTGTTTTGCCCTGCAGAAGAACTCTACTGGACCCGGCTACTTTCTTACGCCATTCTTCTGCCACATCCTTTTACCCTTTATCCGTTACTGGGAAA AGAGAAAAGCAGATATCCACTGGAGTGA